Proteins found in one Micropterus dolomieu isolate WLL.071019.BEF.003 ecotype Adirondacks linkage group LG12, ASM2129224v1, whole genome shotgun sequence genomic segment:
- the LOC123980780 gene encoding transmembrane 4 L6 family member 5-like, producing the protein MGPMLTRQWNSETAVPTLLQRPAPSTSRIKHSAAEDKEGNEQITQEVKYMGGLIGGGIMVLIPAIHIHLTSAKNCCANRCGMFLSIGFAAVGVAGAVYSLSVAALGLANGPTCFWSNENNLIPKWGTPFANSNGSYLTDKEMWKWCQVPKNVVEFNVGLFSTLLVAACIELVLCLIQMVNGLFGCLCGTCSGKEIVMQIVRRFYYT; encoded by the exons atgggacccATGTTGACCAGACAATGGAATTCAGAGACTGCTGTGCCCACattgttacagagacctgcaccatcaacatcccggatcaagcactcagCAG CCGAAGACAAGGAAGGAAATGAACAAATCACTCAGGAGGTCAAATATATGGGAGGCCTGATAGGCGGCGGAATCATG GTCCTAATTCCTGCCATCCACATTCATCTGACCAGTGCTAAGAACTGCTGTGCCAACCGTTGTGGG ATGTTTCTGTCCATTGGTTTTGCAGCAGTTGGTGTGGCGGGGGCCGTGTACAGTCTGAGCGTTGCGGCCCTGGGCCTTGCTAATGGGCCAACGTGCTTCTGGAGCAATGAAAACAACCTCATTCCAAAATGGGGGACACCCTTCGCCAACAG TAATGGGAGCTACCTGACTGACAAGGAAATGTGGAAATGGTGTCAAGTTCCGAAGAATGTGGTTGAATTCAATGTGGGACTCTTCTCCACACTGCTAGTGGCAGCATGCATAGAGCTTGTCCTCTGTCTCATCCAGATGGTTAATGGACTGTTTGGATGTCTCTGTGGGACCTGCTCCGGCAAGGAG ATTGTGATGCAGATTGTGAGACGTTTTTACTACACTTAG
- the mblac1 gene encoding metallo-beta-lactamase domain-containing protein 1: protein MMGTDSKVVCGQVQTVALSECESDFPGQPYSVSVLKTGYCVSQTDGTFKADGTITLITGPRTILVDTGGPWDRDFLLMKLKERGLAPGDINLVVGTHGHSDHIGNLSLFPSAVVIVGYDISEGDTYRPNKLAEGHAYTIDEHVSVVPSPGHSGQDVSVLVKGTSAGTVLVAGDLFERCSDEDSWRDQSMNTSVQEVSRQEALRIVDVIIPGHGLPFKVLRNR, encoded by the exons ATGATGGGGACGGACAGTAAAGTGGTCTGTGGCCAGGTACAAACAGTCGCTCTCTCAGAGTGTGAGTCGGACTTCCCCGGTCAGCCGTACTCTGTGTCCGTCCTTAAAACCGGATACTGTGTCTCTCAGACCGACGGGACGTTCAAAGCCGATGGGACCATCACCCTCATAACAGGGCCCAGGACTATTTTGGTGGACACCGGGGGACCGTGGGACCGGGATTTTCTCCTAATGAAATTGAAAGAGAGAGGTCTGGCACCGGGAGACATTAACTTGGTCGTGGGGACTCACGGGCATTCAGACCACATAGGAAACCTGAGTCTTTTTCCATCAGCGGTGGTGATTGTAGGATATGATATCAGTGAGGGGGACACATACCGTCCCAACAAGCTGGCAGAGGGACATGCTTACACTATTGATGAGCAT GTGTCTGTAGTTCCCAGTCCAGGCCACTCCGGACAAGATGTCAGCGTCCTGGTGAAGGGAACCTCAGCGGGCACGGTGCTTGTTGCAGGGGACTTATTTGAGCGCTGTTCAGATGAGGACAGCTGGCGCGATCAGAGTATGAACACTTCAGTTCAGGAGGTCAGCCGCCAGGAGGCGCTACGCATTGTTGATGTCATCATACCAGGACACGGACTCCCGTTTAAAGTCCTCAGGAACCGATGA